The following are encoded in a window of Haloprofundus salilacus genomic DNA:
- a CDS encoding beta-CASP ribonuclease aCPSF1 has product MNTTEDTNSLDAVQAKLEAEIPDDLTISRVTFEGPELVIYTETPRKFAERDELIRKMASKVRKRITVRPAPGTQTEPTDAKPQILDLIPEEAGITNLQFYPATGEVLIEAEKPGLVIGRRASTLREITQEVGWPPEVLRTPPMESSTVDNVRNFLMQERDERREFLERVGNEIYREPMHDTEWVRVTTLGCCREVGRASFILSTPETRILVDCGDKPGAEGEVPYLQIPEANPISDLDAVVLTHAHLDHSALLPLLFKYGYDGPVYTTQATRDLMGLLQLDYLDVAAKEGRTPPYDSAMVREELKHTITVDYGNVTDIAPDIKLTFHNAGHILGSAVSHFHVGNGFHNVVFSGDIHYSDTRLFNGASNDFPRVETLIMESTYGRRNDYQTDQEDSERKLTELITDTYEQDGKVVIPAFAVGRSQELMLVLEEAMREGKLPTMPIYLDGMIREATAIHTAYPEFLRDGLRQRILHEDENPFLAEQFQQVDGGLEMREEIAGGEPCIILSTSGMVTGGPIMSWLELLGGDPKNTLIFVGYQAQGTLGRRIQSGRREIPFSDRGSRSEQLTLRFDVESVSGFSGHADRNGLESFIRTMNPRPEEILCVHGDESSTDQLSSGLYQKFNIRTHAPHNLETFRFD; this is encoded by the coding sequence ATGAACACAACTGAAGATACGAACTCCCTTGACGCAGTGCAGGCCAAATTAGAGGCAGAAATTCCAGATGATCTAACGATTTCGCGAGTCACCTTCGAAGGCCCTGAACTCGTTATCTATACCGAAACCCCCCGAAAATTTGCGGAACGAGATGAGCTAATACGGAAGATGGCCAGTAAAGTTCGCAAGCGGATCACGGTTCGGCCAGCACCAGGCACACAGACAGAACCGACCGATGCAAAACCTCAGATCCTCGATCTCATACCCGAAGAAGCAGGAATTACGAATCTCCAGTTTTATCCTGCGACTGGTGAAGTTTTAATCGAGGCCGAGAAGCCTGGCCTCGTTATCGGCCGTAGAGCAAGTACCCTCAGAGAGATTACGCAAGAGGTCGGGTGGCCACCCGAGGTCCTCCGGACGCCGCCGATGGAGTCATCGACGGTCGACAACGTTCGGAACTTCCTGATGCAGGAACGCGATGAGCGACGGGAATTTCTCGAGCGTGTCGGCAACGAGATTTATCGCGAGCCGATGCACGATACCGAGTGGGTTCGTGTGACGACGCTCGGCTGCTGTCGTGAGGTCGGCCGAGCGAGTTTTATTCTCAGTACACCCGAAACTCGGATTCTCGTCGACTGCGGCGATAAGCCAGGAGCGGAAGGCGAAGTTCCCTACTTACAGATTCCAGAGGCAAATCCGATCTCTGACCTCGACGCAGTGGTCCTGACCCACGCTCATCTCGATCACAGCGCGCTGCTCCCCCTTCTGTTCAAATACGGGTATGACGGGCCTGTCTATACGACACAGGCGACTCGTGATCTGATGGGGCTTCTCCAGCTTGATTATCTCGACGTGGCAGCGAAGGAGGGCCGCACGCCACCCTACGATAGTGCGATGGTTCGCGAAGAGCTCAAACATACCATCACAGTCGACTACGGAAACGTCACGGATATCGCGCCGGACATCAAACTGACATTCCACAACGCGGGACACATTCTCGGAAGCGCAGTCTCACACTTCCATGTCGGCAACGGGTTCCACAACGTCGTCTTCTCAGGTGACATCCACTATAGTGACACCCGTCTGTTTAACGGCGCCTCGAATGACTTCCCCCGCGTCGAGACGCTCATCATGGAATCGACCTACGGACGGCGCAACGATTATCAGACCGACCAAGAGGACAGCGAGCGCAAACTCACCGAGCTAATTACTGACACATACGAGCAGGATGGGAAGGTCGTGATTCCAGCATTTGCTGTCGGACGCTCTCAAGAACTGATGCTCGTTCTCGAAGAGGCGATGCGTGAAGGGAAGCTCCCAACGATGCCAATCTATCTCGATGGGATGATCCGGGAGGCAACGGCAATTCACACAGCGTATCCGGAGTTCCTCCGCGACGGTCTCCGTCAGCGTATCCTCCATGAAGACGAGAACCCGTTCCTCGCCGAGCAGTTCCAGCAAGTTGACGGTGGTCTGGAGATGCGCGAGGAAATCGCTGGCGGTGAGCCCTGTATTATCCTCTCGACATCTGGGATGGTGACTGGCGGCCCAATCATGTCGTGGCTCGAACTCCTCGGAGGAGATCCGAAGAACACACTCATCTTCGTCGGTTATCAGGCACAGGGGACACTTGGTCGACGAATCCAGAGTGGACGACGAGAGATTCCGTTTAGTGATCGCGGGAGTCGCAGCGAGCAACTGACGCTTCGCTTCGACGTGGAATCGGTCAGTGGATTCTCCGGCCACGCGGACCGAAACGGGCTCGAGAGCTTCATACGCACGATGAATCCGCGCCCAGAGGAGATCCTCTGCGTCCACGGAGACGAGTCGTCGACGGATCAGCTCTCGTCTGGTCTCTACCAGAAATTCAATATCCGGACCCACGCACCGCACAATCTGGAAACATTTCGCTTTGATTGA
- a CDS encoding MFS transporter, which yields MAVSHRRGNAAYVIGVVSGAHFLSHLFLLAFPPLFPLLARDFGLSTTRLGLLITAIYVPTLLFQLPIGDVIDRIGARHVLVTGITVTALGITLAGFAPNYPLLLACAFLSGVGQSVFHPADYALLDTVTDSSTEGTAFSIHTFGGYAGFAVAPLVIGSLALTISWEIALIAVGLVGFGYAGVVHLTVEAVHTQAIQTRKSDDIESSSNADESVRETIGELVTFARRFKMLLVFSFYLLSMMAVVGLQSFTTVLAVDAYGFDESTANTLLTVHLTATAVGVLAGGPLADRLPFRHVLTTMFLSAALGVWILVATGVPSLLVTGVLLSVIGLLIGLSLPSRDKFATVVADPGTAGKSFGFFFTGLSMGAVISPVLLGTVIDRFSPPVAFLLVGGFLVAGVVVVIVARVTGVGHPVKQSTQAND from the coding sequence ATGGCCGTGTCACACAGACGGGGAAATGCTGCCTACGTCATTGGGGTTGTATCTGGAGCCCACTTCCTCTCACATCTCTTTCTCTTGGCGTTTCCACCGTTGTTCCCGCTGCTTGCCCGTGACTTTGGGCTTTCGACAACTCGACTCGGGCTCTTGATTACGGCAATCTACGTTCCCACGCTGCTTTTTCAGCTCCCCATTGGCGATGTGATTGACCGAATCGGCGCACGGCATGTTCTCGTAACCGGCATCACGGTGACCGCACTCGGAATCACCCTCGCAGGTTTCGCTCCAAACTATCCCTTGCTGCTCGCCTGTGCGTTTCTCTCCGGAGTAGGACAATCTGTGTTTCATCCCGCTGACTACGCACTCCTCGACACCGTCACCGACTCATCTACCGAAGGAACCGCTTTCAGCATCCATACGTTCGGTGGGTACGCAGGCTTTGCCGTCGCACCACTCGTCATCGGGAGCCTTGCACTCACGATCAGCTGGGAGATTGCTCTCATCGCGGTTGGATTAGTCGGTTTTGGGTACGCGGGAGTAGTCCACTTGACAGTCGAGGCTGTGCACACCCAAGCGATTCAAACGCGGAAGAGTGACGATATTGAGTCATCTTCGAATGCCGACGAATCAGTACGAGAGACAATCGGCGAATTAGTAACGTTCGCTCGACGGTTCAAGATGCTGCTCGTTTTCAGTTTTTATTTGTTGAGTATGATGGCGGTTGTGGGGCTGCAGTCGTTCACGACGGTGCTTGCGGTCGATGCCTACGGCTTCGATGAGTCAACGGCAAACACCCTGTTGACGGTGCATCTCACGGCGACTGCCGTCGGAGTTCTCGCCGGCGGTCCCTTGGCTGACCGCCTGCCGTTCCGTCACGTTCTCACTACGATGTTCCTCTCCGCAGCGCTCGGCGTCTGGATACTCGTTGCCACCGGAGTCCCGAGTCTCCTCGTCACAGGGGTACTGTTATCAGTAATTGGGCTGCTAATCGGGCTCTCGCTTCCCTCTCGAGACAAATTCGCTACTGTCGTCGCCGACCCCGGTACGGCAGGGAAGAGTTTCGGATTCTTCTTCACGGGTCTCTCGATGGGCGCTGTCATTAGTCCGGTACTCCTTGGGACAGTCATCGATCGCTTCTCACCGCCAGTCGCGTTCCTACTCGTCGGTGGATTTCTCGTCGCGGGCGTCGTGGTCGTGATTGTCGCTCGCGTCACGGGCGTCGGGCACCCGGTGAAGCAATCAACGCAAGCCAACGATTGA